Proteins encoded in a region of the Rutidosis leptorrhynchoides isolate AG116_Rl617_1_P2 chromosome 9, CSIRO_AGI_Rlap_v1, whole genome shotgun sequence genome:
- the LOC139865921 gene encoding probable indole-3-acetic acid-amido synthetase GH3.1 translates to MAKPINSVACEKHVKALQFIEDMTTNCDAVQEHVLSEILAQNACTEYLQQWNLNGATDRETFKSKVPVISYDDLQPYIQRIANGDRSPILSSHPISEFLTSSGTSAGERKLMPTIATEMDRRQKLYSLLMPVMNLYVPGLDKGKGLYFLFIKTEAKTPSGLVARPVLTSYYKSQQFKTRPFDPYNVYTSPNETILCVDAFQSMYSQMLCGLIYREEVLRCGAVFASGLVRAIKFLQLNWPELARDIETGQLSSKITDQSIRECISRILKPSPELARVIREECCEGNWEGIITRIWPKTKYLDVIVTGAMAQYIPILDYYSGNLPKTCTMYASSECYFGLNLTPMVKPSEVTYTIMPNMGYFEFIPHDSSNSITFSRDSPPHLLDLADLEVGKEYELVITTYSGLCRYRVGDILQVKSFHNSAPQFKFIRRKNVLLSIESDKTDETELQTAVENASELLKEFNTTVVEYTSYADTKTIPGHYVIFWELLIKDPDNGPSDDVLDQCCLAMEESLNSVYRQSRVADNSVGPLEIRIVENGTFEELMDYAISRGASINQYKVPRCVSFTPIMELLDSRVVSVHFSPSAPHWSAERRF, encoded by the exons ATGGCTAAGCCTATTAATTCTGTAGCTTGTGAGAAACATGTTAAGGCGCTTCAATTTATAGAAGACATGACTACGAATTGTGACGCCGTTCAAGAACATGTTTTGTCCGAGATTTTAGCTCAAAATGCATGTACCGAGTACTTGCAACAATGGAACCTTAACGGTGCAACTGATCGTGAAACTTTCAAGTCGAAAGTTCCGGTTATAAGTTACGATGATCTTCAACCGTACATTCAGCGTATCGCTAATGGCGATCGCTCTCCCATTCTTTCATCTCACCCTATTTCTGAATTCCTCACAAG TTCTGGGACTTCTGCTGGTGAAAGAAAACTGATGCCGACTATTGCTACAGAAATGGACCGCAGACAAAAGCTCTATAGCCTTCTAATGCCTGTCATGAATCT GTATGTGCCTGGGCTCGACAAAGGCAAGGGTTTGTACTTTTTGTTCATCAAGACGGAAGCGAAAACCCCAAGTGGGTTGGTGGCCCGACCCGTTTTAACAAGCTACTACAAAAGCCAGCAGTTCAAAACCCGACCTTTTGACCCGTACAACGTTTACACAAGCCCGAATGAAACCATCTTATGTGTCGATGCTTTTCAAAGCATGTACTCTCAAATGCTTTGTGGTCTTATTTACCGTGAAGAAGTACTTCGATGTGGAGCTGTTTTTGCCTCGGGCCTTGTTCGGGCCATTAAGTTTCTACAACTTAATTGGCCAGAACTAGCTCGTGATATCGAAACGGGCCAATTGAGCTCGAAAATTACAGACCAATCAATTCGTGAATGTATTTCACGTATTCTGAAACCGAGCCCGGAATTGGCCCGTGTCATTAGAGAAGAATGCTGTGAAGGAAATTGGGAGGGAATTATTACTCGAATTTGGCCCAAAACCAAATATCTCGACGTGATTGTTACGGGGGCAATGGCCCAGTACATTCCGATACTCGATTATTATAGTGGCAATTTACCAAAAACTTGTACAATGTACGCTTCATCCGAATGTTATTTCGGGCTGAATTTAACCCCAATGGTGAAACCATCAGAAGTTACTTACACTATCATGCCAAATATGGGCTACTTCGAGTTCATACCACATGATTCATCAAATTCGATTACATTCTCGCGTGATTCGCCACCTCATCTTCTTGATCTTGCGGatttggaagttggaaaagaatacGAGCTCGTAATCACAACGTACTCGGGTCTCTGCCGATACCGAGTTGGCGATATTCTACAAGTGAAAAGCTTCCATAACTCGGCCCCACAGTTCAAATTCATTAGGCGAAAGAACGTTTTATTAAGCATTGAATCTGATAAAACGGACGAAACCGAGTTGCAAACAGCCGTAGAAAATGCTTCCGAGTTGCTTAAAGAGTTCAACACAACGGTTGTTGAGTACACGAGTTATGCGGACACGAAGACCATTCCGGGTCATTACGTCATCTTTTGGGAGTTGTTGATTAAAGATCCTGATAATGGGCCGAGTGATGACGTGTTGGATCAATGTTGTTTGGCTATGGAGGAATCGTTGAACTCGGTTTATCGACAAAGCCGAGTTGCGGATAACTCGGTTGGGCCGTTAGAAATTCGGATAGTTGAAAACGGGACGTTTGAAGAGTTAATGGATTACGCTATTTCAAGAGGTGCTTCGATTAATCAATATAAGGTTCCACGGTGTGTTAGTTTTACTCCGATTATGGAACTTCTTGATTCTAGGGTTGTGTCCGTACATTTCAGCCCATCTGCACCGCACTGGAGTGCAGAACGACGTTTTTAA